A window of Cryptomeria japonica chromosome 3, Sugi_1.0, whole genome shotgun sequence contains these coding sequences:
- the LOC131077236 gene encoding LOW QUALITY PROTEIN: aspartyl protease AED3 (The sequence of the model RefSeq protein was modified relative to this genomic sequence to represent the inferred CDS: substituted 1 base at 1 genomic stop codon), producing MAKNLCSVLLSLLLFVSVCAENSKVARVNLASFTWKDAENNKNCSAGELETSSLSVMHIQGKCSPFRLPNSSWWKAISESIKGDTQHYRAMVKGGWSAGKTMFNPQEDADLPLASGQAINTRNYIIKLGFGTPVQSFYTVLDTGSYITXIPCNPCSGCSSGLQLFEPGKSSTYNYLTCASQQCQSLPVCTNNNDNTVNCTRTQGYVDGSKLQELLSSETLSVGSQPVENFVFGCANAVSGLIQSLSSPGLVGFGKDPLSFVSQTATLYDSTFSYCLPSLFSSAFTGSLKLGKGALSAPGLKFTPLLSNAVNPYFYYVGLNGISVGEELVSIPPGTLSLDESTGRGTIIDSGTVITQLVEPAYNAMRDSFRRQLSNLTMASSTEPFDTCYNKPSSELVFPHITLHFDDGLDLILPVESTLYPADEEGSVLCLAFALPPGGADDVLSIFGNYQQQKLRIVHDIAGSRLGIASENCDG from the coding sequence ATGGCAAAGAATCTATGCTCAGTCCTACTGTCTCTTCTATTATTCGTTTCTGTGTGCGCAGAAAACAGTAAGGTTGCAAGAGTAAATCTTGCATCATTCACCTGGAAAGATGCAGAGAATAACAAGAACTGCTCTGCGGGTGAATTGGAAACATCAAGTTTGAGCGTCATGCACATTCAGGGCAAGTGTTCTCCTTTCCGCCTCCCCAATTCATCATGGTGGAAGGCGATATCCGAGTCAATCAAAGGCGACACTCAGCACTACAGAGCAATGGTGAAAGGGGGATGGAGCGCCGGCAAGACTATGTTTAATCCCCAAGAGGATGCGGACCTCCCGTTGGCCTCGGGACAGGCCATCAACACGAGAAACTACATTATCAAGCTGGGTTTCGGTACGCCTGTGCAGAGCTTCTACACTGTCCTCGATACCGGCAGCTACATCACCTAGATTCCCTGCAACCCCTGCTCTGGTTGCTCAAGTGGGCTCCAATTGTTTGAGCCAGGCAAGTCGTCTACCTATAACTATCTCACCTGCGCTTCACAGCAGTGTCAGTCTCTGCCCGTTTGTACGAACAATAATGATAATACTGTCAACTGTACCCGTACTCAGGGCTACGTCGACGGATCGAAGCTGCAGGAGCTCTTGTCGTCTGAGACGCTCTCTGTGGGCTCTCAGCCGGTGGAGAATTTTGTCTTCGGATGTGCGAATGCGGTGAGCGGACTCATCCAGAGCTTATCGTCTCCCGGTTTGGTTGGGTTTGGGAAGGATCCTCTCTCCTTCGTTTCTCAAACGGCCACGTTATATGACAGTACGTTTTCTTATTGCCTTCCCTCACTCTTCTCCTCTGCTTTCACGGGGTCTCTCAAGCTGGGGAAAGGGGCTCTTTCTGCGCCAGGCTTGAAGTTCACTCCCCTCTTGTCCAACGCGGTGAACCCTTACTTCTATTATGTGGGGTTAAACGGAATCTCTGTGGGAGAAGAGCTTGTTTCCATCCCACCGGGGACATTGAGCTTGGATGAGTCGACGGGAAGAGGGACCATCATAGACTCGGGAACAGTTATCACTCAGCTGGTGGAGCCCGCATACAATGCCATGCGAGATTCTTTCCGCCGTCAACTCTCTAATCTAACTATGGCTAGTTCCACAGAGCCTTTTGATACGTGCTACAACAAACCGTCCAGCGAGCTGGTTTTTCCTCACATCACGTTGCATTTTGACGATGGCCTGGACTTGATTCTGCCGGTGGAAAGCACCTTATACCCCGCGGATGAGGAGGGCTCCGTTTTATGCCTTGCTTTTGCTCTTCCTCCGGGCGGGGCGGACGATGTATTGTCAATATTTGGGAACTATCAGCAACAGAAATTGCGAATCGTGCATGATATCGCAGGGTCTAGGCTTGGAATTGCTAGCGAGAACTGCGACGGTTAG